The Candidatus Acidiferrales bacterium genome window below encodes:
- a CDS encoding penicillin-binding protein, with translation MAQSSSRLRLLIVFGIGVVWMAAILARVSYLQLFRYREYLERANRQQERIIEISPMRGALYDRNGRELAMSIPVDSCFADPAEISDPDMVAHLLSHILGTPASEIQEKLAESRSFVWIARKIPPEQTARIEALNLRGIYFQKENKRFYPERTLAASLLGYVDVDEHGLGGIEYSLDKEIRGRPSRMLVLADARQRWFDNSEAPPDKGDNVILTFDQTIQFIAEKALAEGIARTHAKGGSVVIQDPNTGQILAAASWPTFDPNDAGSYPAADRVDRVVSDAYEPGSIFKTILFSAAIQEGVVQPTELVDCQMGSIVIAGTTIHDHKPYGLLSVEQVLMNSSDVGSIKIAMRLGAPKYYQYIRSFGFGQLTGINLPGENHGLLRPLNEWTTTSVGYIAIGQEISVTPIQMVSAESAIANGGILRRPQIVQRVYRGDQTIMEGDPDPRRIISERTAATLRAMMEQVILGGTGKGFAQPLGYTAAGKTGTAQKIDPATGRYSRTEYNASFIGYAPVNNPVATILVNLDSPSGGHEGGPTAGPIFKEIAEQVLAYLNVPHDMAEPPALEKASLREAERGSSMNLDFTPKKPREAAQEPVEEAVSVPESSTVAIAEGQTITIPRLTGKDVRSVIEMCSKIGLMPVLVGDGIAVDQSPDAGTKVLPGAKVTVHFGRNGDATANSPGRGN, from the coding sequence ATGGCACAAAGCAGTTCCCGTCTCCGCTTACTCATAGTTTTCGGCATCGGTGTGGTCTGGATGGCGGCGATTCTCGCCCGCGTCAGCTACCTTCAATTATTCCGTTATCGCGAATATCTCGAGCGCGCCAATCGCCAGCAGGAGCGCATCATCGAGATCAGTCCGATGCGCGGCGCGCTCTACGACCGCAACGGCCGCGAGCTGGCCATGAGCATTCCGGTGGATTCGTGCTTCGCGGATCCGGCGGAAATCTCCGATCCAGACATGGTTGCACACCTGCTCTCGCACATTCTGGGGACGCCGGCGTCGGAGATTCAGGAAAAGCTGGCGGAATCCCGCTCGTTCGTCTGGATTGCGCGGAAAATTCCGCCGGAGCAAACGGCGCGAATCGAAGCGCTGAATCTTCGCGGGATATATTTTCAGAAAGAAAACAAGCGCTTTTATCCCGAGCGAACGCTGGCGGCATCTTTGCTGGGCTATGTGGACGTGGACGAGCACGGCCTTGGCGGAATCGAGTATTCGCTCGACAAGGAAATTCGCGGAAGACCGAGCCGCATGCTCGTCTTGGCCGATGCGCGCCAGCGATGGTTCGACAATAGCGAAGCGCCGCCGGACAAGGGCGATAACGTCATCCTGACGTTTGACCAAACGATTCAATTTATCGCCGAAAAAGCGCTGGCCGAAGGGATCGCGCGAACGCATGCCAAGGGCGGGTCTGTGGTCATTCAGGATCCGAACACCGGGCAAATTTTGGCGGCGGCGAGCTGGCCGACGTTTGATCCCAACGATGCCGGTTCCTATCCCGCGGCGGACCGCGTCGATCGCGTGGTTTCCGATGCGTATGAGCCTGGCTCGATTTTCAAAACGATTTTATTTTCGGCCGCGATTCAAGAGGGCGTCGTGCAGCCGACGGAATTGGTGGATTGCCAGATGGGCTCGATCGTGATCGCGGGAACGACGATTCACGATCACAAGCCGTATGGCTTGCTGAGCGTCGAACAGGTGCTGATGAATTCGAGCGACGTCGGCTCGATTAAAATCGCCATGCGGCTCGGCGCGCCGAAGTATTATCAATACATTCGGAGCTTTGGCTTTGGTCAGCTCACCGGAATCAATCTCCCCGGAGAAAACCACGGCTTGCTCCGTCCGCTGAACGAGTGGACCACGACATCGGTCGGCTACATCGCCATCGGCCAGGAAATCAGCGTTACGCCGATTCAGATGGTGTCTGCGGAATCGGCCATCGCCAATGGCGGCATTCTTCGCCGGCCGCAGATCGTGCAGCGAGTCTATCGCGGCGACCAGACCATCATGGAAGGCGACCCCGATCCCCGGCGCATAATCAGCGAAAGAACCGCAGCGACTTTGCGCGCGATGATGGAGCAGGTGATTCTAGGGGGGACGGGCAAGGGTTTTGCGCAGCCGCTGGGCTATACGGCCGCGGGAAAAACGGGAACCGCGCAGAAAATCGATCCGGCGACAGGGCGGTATTCGCGGACGGAGTACAACGCCTCTTTCATCGGCTATGCGCCGGTGAATAATCCGGTGGCAACGATTCTTGTGAACCTCGATTCGCCATCTGGCGGACACGAAGGCGGACCGACAGCGGGGCCGATCTTCAAGGAAATCGCCGAACAGGTGCTCGCGTACTTGAACGTGCCGCACGACATGGCGGAGCCGCCGGCGCTGGAAAAAGCGTCATTGCGCGAGGCGGAGCGCGGCTCCTCGATGAACCTCGACTTTACGCCGAAAAAACCGCGCGAGGCAGCGCAAGAGCCCGTTGAGGAAGCCGTCAGCGTGCCGGAATCTTCGACCGTCGCGATTGCCGAAGGGCAGACGATCACGATTCCACGCCTGACGGGCAAAGATGTCCGCAGCGTCATCGAGATGTGTTCCAAGATCGGGCTCATGCCAGTTCTGGTTGGCGATGGGATTGCAGTGGATCAAAGTCCGGACGCGGGGACGAAAGTCTTGCCGGGCGCGAAGGTGACCGTGCATTTCGGACGCAACGGTGACGCAACAGCGAATTCTCCCGGACGCGGCAACTGA
- a CDS encoding UDP-N-acetylmuramoyl-L-alanyl-D-glutamate--2,6-diaminopimelate ligase, producing the protein MERILGPRTDGAIIELATGAESGMKLAELLSGAEIARADDAPGVEIRSLAYDSRKVTPGALFFALRGEKEDGNKYIPDALKCRAVAIASESVRVAGVAKNIPWVQILPGAQRRVLATAGANFYGHPAKELQLVGVTGTNGKTTTTYLIDSILRASGKKTGLIGTIGYRTPRGSREAINTTPESLDVQQTFAEVRDAGGSAIVMETSSHALAMDRLWGCHFAAGVFTNLTRDHLDYHKSFEEYFAAKRRLFAGTGAGRADVAVLNTDDPYGHPLEGLAGRTFTYGLKNGAQITTKKYALAFSGLEFTAQTPVGKIEVQSKLVGKINVYNILAAIGAGIALDVMSPAIERGIHELESVPGRFERIAEGQPFLVIVDYAHTDDALRNLILTARELAAGGRIITVFGAGGDRDRTKRPLMGEASGTLSDVTVLTSDNPRSEDPLRIVNDVAVGLQKAGGKYRIEPDRERAIELALDEARAGDIVLLAGKGHETYQVLKDGPIDFDDREVARRKLRERGYSQAKGKG; encoded by the coding sequence ATGGAGCGAATTTTGGGGCCAAGAACGGATGGGGCAATCATCGAACTTGCGACTGGGGCTGAATCGGGGATGAAGCTAGCGGAATTGCTTTCTGGTGCGGAAATCGCGCGGGCAGATGACGCGCCGGGTGTCGAAATTCGTTCGCTGGCGTACGACAGCCGGAAGGTGACGCCTGGAGCGCTTTTTTTTGCCCTGCGCGGCGAAAAAGAGGACGGCAACAAATACATTCCCGATGCGCTCAAGTGCCGCGCCGTGGCCATTGCCAGCGAAAGCGTTCGCGTCGCAGGCGTCGCGAAAAATATTCCCTGGGTGCAAATTTTGCCCGGCGCGCAGCGCCGCGTGCTGGCGACAGCCGGTGCGAATTTCTACGGCCATCCGGCAAAGGAGCTGCAACTTGTGGGCGTGACGGGCACGAATGGCAAGACCACGACCACGTATCTGATTGATTCGATCCTGCGCGCCTCCGGGAAAAAGACCGGCCTCATCGGCACGATTGGTTACCGCACGCCGCGCGGCAGCCGCGAAGCGATCAATACGACGCCGGAATCGCTCGACGTGCAGCAAACGTTTGCCGAGGTGCGCGACGCCGGCGGTTCAGCCATTGTGATGGAGACGAGTTCGCATGCTCTGGCAATGGACCGATTGTGGGGATGCCACTTTGCGGCGGGCGTCTTCACGAATCTGACGCGCGATCATTTGGATTATCACAAGAGCTTCGAAGAATATTTCGCGGCCAAGCGCCGCCTTTTTGCGGGAACGGGCGCGGGACGCGCTGATGTCGCCGTTCTCAACACGGATGATCCTTACGGCCATCCGCTTGAGGGGTTGGCCGGGCGAACATTCACCTATGGGTTGAAAAACGGCGCGCAAATCACGACAAAGAAATACGCGCTCGCATTTTCCGGCCTGGAATTCACGGCGCAGACGCCCGTGGGCAAAATCGAAGTGCAATCCAAGCTTGTCGGCAAAATCAACGTCTACAACATTCTCGCCGCAATCGGCGCAGGTATTGCGCTCGACGTGATGAGTCCGGCGATTGAGCGCGGCATTCACGAACTAGAAAGTGTTCCTGGCCGTTTCGAGCGTATCGCCGAAGGGCAGCCGTTCCTCGTCATTGTCGATTACGCACACACGGACGACGCACTGCGCAATTTGATTTTGACCGCGCGTGAGCTCGCCGCCGGAGGACGCATCATCACCGTTTTCGGCGCAGGAGGCGACCGCGATCGCACCAAGCGTCCGCTGATGGGGGAAGCCTCGGGAACGCTGAGCGATGTGACCGTGCTGACGAGCGACAATCCTCGGAGCGAAGATCCGCTGCGTATCGTCAACGATGTCGCCGTCGGGTTGCAGAAAGCCGGCGGAAAATATCGCATCGAGCCGGACCGCGAACGCGCCATCGAATTGGCGCTCGACGAAGCGCGCGCCGGAGATATCGTCTTGCTCGCGGGCAAAGGGCACGAGACATATCAAGTGCTGAAGGATGGCCCGATCGATTTTGACGATCGCGAAGTGGCGCGTCGGAAATTGCGCGAGCGCGGGTACAGCCAGGCAAAGGGCAAAGGCTAG
- the rsmH gene encoding 16S rRNA (cytosine(1402)-N(4))-methyltransferase RsmH, whose amino-acid sequence MLHTPVMTEAIVRWLRIKPEGTYVDATLGTGGHALAIVRGLTSGRLVGLDRDPQAIEIARERLREFGQRVILVQTDFSKIGEVARDLRLPALDGVVADLGVSSLELDTPERGFSFRWGGPLDMRMNPEHPLVADEIVNHWPEEDLANVLYRFGEEHDSRKIARAILRARPIRDTEHLATVVAGARKARGRQRLHPATKTFLALRIAVNRELEELGQFLSRTPATLAPGARWAILSYHSLEDRMVKRGFQELARAGGYAILTKKVIQPDEAEIRKNPRARSAKLRVIEKQEAPLDEDERRAS is encoded by the coding sequence GTGCTGCACACGCCGGTGATGACCGAGGCCATCGTGAGGTGGCTGCGGATCAAGCCGGAGGGGACTTACGTCGATGCGACGCTTGGGACGGGCGGACACGCATTGGCGATTGTAAGAGGGCTGACGTCGGGGCGGCTAGTGGGCTTGGATCGCGACCCGCAGGCCATCGAAATTGCGCGGGAACGGCTCCGGGAATTTGGGCAGCGGGTGATTCTGGTGCAAACGGATTTTTCGAAGATCGGCGAAGTCGCGCGGGACTTGCGGCTGCCTGCGCTCGATGGCGTTGTCGCCGATCTGGGCGTTTCAAGTCTGGAGCTGGATACTCCGGAGCGCGGCTTTTCTTTCCGCTGGGGCGGGCCGCTGGATATGCGCATGAATCCGGAGCATCCGCTGGTAGCCGACGAAATTGTGAACCATTGGCCGGAAGAGGATCTGGCCAACGTGCTCTATCGCTTCGGGGAAGAGCACGACTCACGCAAGATCGCCAGGGCCATTTTGAGAGCGCGGCCGATCCGCGACACGGAACACCTGGCAACGGTTGTGGCAGGGGCCCGAAAAGCAAGGGGAAGGCAGAGACTGCATCCCGCGACAAAAACGTTTCTGGCGCTGCGGATAGCGGTGAATCGAGAGTTGGAGGAACTCGGGCAGTTTCTTTCTAGGACCCCTGCCACATTAGCTCCCGGAGCGAGATGGGCGATATTGAGTTACCACTCGCTCGAAGACCGCATGGTCAAGCGCGGCTTTCAAGAGCTCGCGCGGGCCGGCGGTTATGCGATTCTGACGAAGAAGGTCATCCAGCCGGACGAAGCCGAAATCAGAAAAAATCCCAGGGCGCGGAGCGCGAAGCTGCGAGTAATCGAAAAGCAAGAGGCCCCGCTGGATGAAGACGAGAGGCGAGCATCATGA
- the murF gene encoding UDP-N-acetylmuramoyl-tripeptide--D-alanyl-D-alanine ligase, translating to MRWTLAEVADALGVAAPSGADSVARLAGVSIDSRTVKPGELFVAIRGPRHDGHSFVAAALAQGAIAGVVARNRLGEFSEEIRARLLTVDDTLRALQELARRYCDAWRAAKPGRRMAAITGSAGKTTTKEILAALLAARWRVLKSEGNLNNEYGLPLTLFRLGDEHDAAVVELGMSHRGELARLAEIAQPEVGVVTNVAPVHLEFFSSVDEIALAKRELIEGLGGAEPVAVLNADDPRVSRFAEGFRGRVLRYGFSESAEFRAENIEDLGVEGSAFDYESPEELGRLRLPLAGRHNVLNALAALAAASEWGVSIADAKEVLPALRPASMRGEFLKFASGFLVINDCYNSNPVALERMIDVLSTTPGYRRKILVAGEMRELGPASPDLHRAAGEHAAQRESLDWIFGVAGDAEQIVRGATAAGHPAAQAKFFASAEEAAKFLLSFVAPGDLLLIKGSRGVHMEVVAVALREKFPLAESAREETSATNARRD from the coding sequence ATGCGGTGGACGTTGGCAGAAGTGGCGGACGCTCTTGGTGTCGCAGCGCCCTCCGGCGCCGATTCCGTGGCCCGGCTGGCCGGCGTGTCGATTGATTCCCGCACTGTCAAGCCTGGAGAATTGTTTGTCGCCATACGCGGACCGCGTCACGACGGACACAGTTTCGTGGCTGCGGCGCTGGCCCAGGGAGCTATTGCCGGCGTTGTGGCGCGCAACCGGCTGGGCGAATTCTCCGAAGAAATTCGCGCCAGGCTCCTCACTGTCGATGACACACTGCGCGCATTGCAGGAATTGGCCCGGCGATACTGCGACGCCTGGCGCGCGGCGAAACCGGGGCGGCGCATGGCTGCGATTACCGGCTCCGCGGGCAAGACGACAACCAAAGAAATTCTTGCGGCACTTCTGGCCGCGCGGTGGCGCGTTTTGAAATCGGAAGGGAATCTCAACAACGAATACGGCTTGCCGCTCACGCTTTTCCGATTGGGGGATGAGCACGATGCCGCTGTCGTTGAGCTCGGCATGTCGCATCGTGGCGAGTTGGCGCGGCTGGCAGAAATCGCCCAGCCGGAAGTTGGCGTGGTGACGAACGTCGCGCCCGTGCATCTGGAATTTTTTTCTTCCGTGGACGAAATCGCGCTCGCGAAGCGCGAGCTCATCGAAGGTCTCGGCGGCGCGGAGCCTGTGGCTGTGCTCAATGCCGACGACCCGCGCGTTTCACGATTCGCCGAAGGATTTCGCGGACGCGTGCTGCGCTATGGCTTTTCGGAATCGGCAGAGTTTCGCGCGGAAAATATCGAAGACCTCGGCGTCGAAGGCTCGGCATTCGATTACGAAAGCCCGGAGGAATTGGGGCGGCTGCGGTTGCCTCTCGCCGGCCGGCATAATGTTTTGAATGCGCTTGCGGCGTTGGCTGCGGCGAGCGAATGGGGAGTCAGCATCGCGGACGCGAAAGAAGTGCTGCCAGCGCTGCGGCCTGCTTCGATGCGCGGCGAATTTTTGAAATTTGCCTCCGGCTTCCTGGTGATCAACGACTGCTATAACTCGAATCCCGTCGCGTTGGAGCGCATGATTGACGTGCTGAGCACCACGCCGGGCTATCGCCGAAAAATTCTAGTCGCCGGCGAAATGCGCGAACTGGGCCCGGCTTCGCCCGATTTGCACCGCGCTGCCGGCGAGCATGCTGCGCAACGGGAAAGCCTCGACTGGATTTTCGGCGTCGCAGGCGATGCCGAGCAGATTGTTCGTGGCGCCACCGCCGCCGGACATCCTGCAGCCCAGGCAAAATTCTTCGCATCCGCGGAAGAAGCTGCGAAATTCCTTTTGAGCTTTGTCGCGCCAGGCGATCTGCTGCTCATCAAAGGTTCGCGCGGCGTGCATATGGAAGTGGTCGCCGTGGCTCTGCGCGAAAAATTCCCGCTGGCGGAATCTGCGCGCGAAGAAACATCAGCCACAAACGCGAGGCGCGACTGA